The DNA region CATTCTCCTGGCCGAGCCTGACATCGGACCGCGAGCATCGCGCCTGCGAGCCGAACCTTCTTCTATACGAGAGCTTCCGATCCAAAACTGCGAGTCTACACCCGCCGCTGCACCATGAGCTTCTTGAGCTCGGCGATGGCAAGCGCGGGCTTGAGACCCTTCGGACAGGCCTTCACGCAATTCATGATCGTATGGCAGCGGTAGAGGCGGAACGGATCCTCGAGATTGTCTAGCCGTTCGCCGGTCGCCTCATCGCGGCTGTCGATTACCCAGCGATAGGCCTGCAGCAGCGCCGCCGGCCCGAGATAGCGGTCGGAATTCCACCAGTAGCTAGGACACGACGTCGAGCAGCAGGCACAGAGGATGCACTCGTAGAGACCGTCGAGCTTCTCGCGATCCTCGCGCGACTGCTTCCACTCCTTGGGCGGCGTCGCGGTTTCCGTCTTGAGCCACGGCTCGATGGACTGGTGCTGCGCGTAGAAGTTCG from Hyphomicrobium sp. CS1GBMeth3 includes:
- a CDS encoding succinate dehydrogenase iron-sulfur subunit gives rise to the protein MVQLTLPKNSKIRVGKTWNAPDLAGKWREFRIYRWNPDEEETPRIDTYWVNEEQCGPMVLDALIKIKNEIDPTLTFRRSCREGICGSCAMNIDGTNDLACLKGLDEVKGAVKVYPLPHMKVVKDLVPDLTNFYAQHQSIEPWLKTETATPPKEWKQSREDREKLDGLYECILCACCSTSCPSYWWNSDRYLGPAALLQAYRWVIDSRDEATGERLDNLEDPFRLYRCHTIMNCVKACPKGLKPALAIAELKKLMVQRRV